The Vibrio coralliirubri DNA window TTGCATCCTTTACAGCTCGTTACTGAAATCATAGTAATCAACGTGCTTCATTAGTCCAGAAGATAATTTCAGAACTCAAGGTCACCGCATTGATAACAATAAAATGGCCGCTCTATTTGTTAAGAAGCGACCATTCCATACTGTGTTTTTGAACTGTTCAAATTAAAGAATCAATATCGCGCGGAAGTCATTCACATTGGTCAGCGTTGGCCCCGTGGTAAGAAGCACATCGACTTGTTTGAAGAAATCGTAACTGTTATTCGCATCGAGGTAATCTTGCGCTTTAAGCGACAGGCTCGAACCTTGTTGCCATGTTTGAGGGGTTATCCATGCGCCAGCATTGTCTTCCACGCCATCAATCCCGTCGGTATCAGCAGCTAAAGCGAAGATATTGTCTTGGCCTTTAAGCTCGTTATATAGGCTCAACAAGAACTCACAATTACGCCCACCGCGACCATCGCCTTTAACGGTTACCGTGGTTTCCCCGCCAGAAAGTATCACGCAAGGCGTCTCAAATGGGTGCTTATGATTAGCCACTTGCTTAGCCAGCGCTGCGTGAACTTTCGCGACATCTCGCGCTTCTCCCTCTATACAATCACTCAACACATAAGCCGGAATGCCTAAGCCTTCAGCCTCTGCCGCAGCGGATTCCAATGCCGACATCGGGGTGGCGATAATATGGTGCTCGGCGTTTTTCCAGCACTCATCATCCGGCTTTACCGTTTCTGACTCTGGGTTGTTCAACCATTCGAATGCCGAAGGTGGTGTTTCAATTCGATAGCGTTCCAGTATTGCCATCGCATCAAAACGGGTGGTGGTGTCTGGTACGGTCGGGCCCGATGCAATCACACTGATGTCATCGCCCGGCACATCTGAAATCACCAGTGACACGACTCGTGCTGGATAAGCGGCTTTCGCTAATCGCCC harbors:
- a CDS encoding glycerate kinase type-2 family protein, whose protein sequence is MDIDAKQFLQTLFSSAVNQALPKNHIEPFLPQDIFYRSANQAGRTVVIGAGKAAASMAAELEAVWQAKKQQDLALRDLEGLVVTRYEHTAPCEHIEVIEAAHPVPDAMGLEVSQRMLELVNDLSADDTVICLLSGGGSALLSLPGGDISLAEKQQINKALLKSGAAIDEMNCVRKHLSSIKGGRLAKAAYPARVVSLVISDVPGDDISVIASGPTVPDTTTRFDAMAILERYRIETPPSAFEWLNNPESETVKPDDECWKNAEHHIIATPMSALESAAAEAEGLGIPAYVLSDCIEGEARDVAKVHAALAKQVANHKHPFETPCVILSGGETTVTVKGDGRGGRNCEFLLSLYNELKGQDNIFALAADTDGIDGVEDNAGAWITPQTWQQGSSLSLKAQDYLDANNSYDFFKQVDVLLTTGPTLTNVNDFRAILIL